From Amia ocellicauda isolate fAmiCal2 chromosome 12, fAmiCal2.hap1, whole genome shotgun sequence, a single genomic window includes:
- the LOC136764747 gene encoding N-acetyllactosaminide beta-1,3-N-acetylglucosaminyltransferase 2 produces the protein MAAVLCCRRRWRLLLACLPCLGLCNLLLYCVLTLMAALTPRVPAPNSGSPHWSSTSSAAQFWDTGLDSRALWNLLQHQLDRRHNPLLRGGEGSNGTGATSNDSLPFPWAWGGMGGMGEMGAQGGCAGNVRVSSAVPDFNTLPARVQAFLLAMHCRDYPLLVDQPTVCQPGEGQGGNWSTLLLAIKSESGNFEQRQAIRETWGWAGLWGGRWQVHTVFLLGRQDGEVGPYPELGPLLRLEAKQHRDILQWDFHDTFLNLTLKGLLFLRWLPAGCPQAQFVFQGDDDVFLNTGALLQYLASLDPSPSLFIGDVIENAAPVRDPTEKYYVPASLFEGAYPPYAGGGGLLYSGALAWRLRRAAERVVLFPIDDVFLGMCLQRLGVTPMTHPGFHTFDLPDLQLRSQPCAHRNLLLVHRRSPAETLALWSAVNDPHLQC, from the coding sequence ATGGCGGCCGTGCTGTGTTGCAGGAGGCGCTGGCGGTTGCTGttggcctgcctgccctgcctGGGGCTGTGCAACCTGCTGCTGTACTGCGTCCTGACCCTCATGGCCGCCCTCACCCCCCGAGTCCCCGCTCCTAACTCGGGGTCGCCCCACTGGTCCAGCACGAGCTCGGCAGCCCAGTTCTGGGACACTGGCCTGGACAGCCGGGCCCTGTGGAACCTCCTGCAGCACCAGCTGGACCGCCGGCACAACCCACTGCTGCGAGGAGGAGAGGGTAGCAACGGGACAGGGGCGACAAGCAATgactctctccctttcccctgggcctggggggggatggggggaatGGGGGAAATGGGGGCCCAAGGTGGTTGCGCTGGTAACGTGCGGGTGAGCAGCGCCGTGCCGGACTTCAACACGCTGCCCGCACGGGTGCAGGCCTTCCTGCTGGCCATGCACTGCCGGGACTACCCCCTGCTGGTGGACCAGCCCACGGTCTGCCAGCCAGGTGAGGGGCAGGGGGGCAACTGGTCCACGCTGCTCCTGGCCATCAAGTCTGAGAGCGGGAATTTCGAGCAGCGGCAGGCCATCCGGGAGACGTGGGGCTGGGCGGGGCTGTGGGGGGGGCGTTGGCAGGTGCACACGGTGTTTCTGCTGGGCCGGCAAGACGGAGAGGTGGGGCCGTACCCCGAGCTGGGGCCCCTGCTGCGCCTGGAGGCCAAGCAGCACCGGGACATCCTGCAGTGGGATTTCCACGACACCTTTCTGAACCTCACGCTGAAGGGGCTGCTGTTCCTGCGCTGGCTGCCGGCCGGCTGCCCCCAAGCCCAGTTCGTCTTCCAGGGTGACGACGATGTGTTCCTCAACACGGGGGCGCTGCTGCAGTACCTGGCCAGCTTGGACCCCTCCCCCAGCCTCTTCATAGGCGACGTCATCGAGAACGCCGCCCCGGTGCGCGACCCCACAGAGAAGTACTACGTGCCCGCCAGCCTGTTTGAGGGCGCCTACCCCCCCTACGCTGGTGGCGGGGGGCTGCTGTACTCGGGGGCGCTGGCCTGGCGGCTGAGGCGGGCGGCAGAGCGTGTGGTGCTGTTCCCCATCGACGACGTGTTCCTGGGCATGTGCCTGCAGCGGCTGGGCGTGACCCCAATGACACACCCAGGCTTCCACACCTTTGACCTGCCCGATCTGCAGCTGCGCAGCCAGCCCTGTGCACACCGCAACCTGCTGCTGGTGCACCGGCGCAGCCCTGCAGAGACGCTGGCCCTGTGGAGCGCAGTCAATGACCCCCACCTGCAGTGCTGA